Proteins encoded in a region of the Balaenoptera musculus isolate JJ_BM4_2016_0621 chromosome 21, mBalMus1.pri.v3, whole genome shotgun sequence genome:
- the LOC118887961 gene encoding cyclin-dependent kinases regulatory subunit 1-like: MSHKQIYYSDKYDDEEFEYRHVMLPKDIAKLVPKTHLMSESEWRNLGIQQSQGWVHYMIHEPEPHILLFRRPLPKKPKK; the protein is encoded by the coding sequence ATGTCGCACAAGCAGATTTACTATTCGGACAAATATGACGACGAGGAGTTCGAGTACCGGCATGTCATGTTGCCCAAGGACATAGCCAAGCTGGTCCCTAAAACCCATTTGATGTCTGAATCTGAATGGAGGAATCTTGGCATTCAGCAGAGTCAGGGATGGGTCCATTATATGATCCATGAACCAGAACCTCACATCTTGCTGTTCCGGCGGCCACTGCCCAAGAAGCCAAAGAAATGA